In Fibrobacter sp. UWB10, one DNA window encodes the following:
- a CDS encoding CCA tRNA nucleotidyltransferase, which yields MAKIQTLAGEWFEPDLPGRLLKIAGDIREAGGRAFLVGGWVRDALLGKSCRDYDVEVYDMAQDALVPILSKYGRTNLVGKAFGVIHLAMKGLSLDFSFPRTESKVGYGHRGFVVHTDEKLSFKEAALRRDFTINAMGMELPELTLCDPYGGIDDLKSHTLRHVGPAFAEDSLRILRGVQFASRFGCSLAPDTVELCRTLSLDDLSVERLFEEFKKWLLKPGKPSLGLKAFLDIKLDEYFPEIHPFKDSWETLGTILDNMVPWRDTLPEAQAMEFAFAALLCGSPETSLKFLERITNETHLLKIVPSLLKAYQELDTAIVNDAPALRRLAVKLGGLKLLGLLVKCTPREFYAGSAVDGECFADKLWNAASELDLIEEAPQPYLMGKMLMDMGVKPGKQMGEIIKKSFELQLDGEIKNAEEAIAWARSAISI from the coding sequence ATGGCAAAAATCCAGACACTTGCAGGCGAGTGGTTCGAACCGGATTTGCCCGGGCGCTTGCTTAAGATTGCAGGCGATATCCGCGAAGCGGGCGGCCGTGCGTTTTTAGTGGGCGGTTGGGTTCGCGATGCGCTTTTAGGCAAGTCTTGCCGCGACTACGATGTCGAAGTATACGACATGGCGCAAGACGCTCTCGTTCCGATTCTTTCAAAGTATGGCCGTACGAATTTGGTGGGCAAGGCTTTTGGCGTGATTCACCTTGCCATGAAGGGCCTGTCGCTTGATTTCTCGTTCCCGCGTACCGAAAGCAAAGTCGGCTATGGTCACCGCGGTTTCGTGGTGCATACCGACGAAAAACTGAGTTTTAAAGAAGCCGCACTCCGGCGCGATTTTACCATCAATGCCATGGGCATGGAACTACCGGAACTCACGCTTTGTGACCCCTATGGCGGTATTGACGACTTGAAATCGCACACCTTGCGTCATGTGGGTCCGGCTTTTGCCGAAGATTCTTTGCGCATTCTGCGCGGGGTACAGTTTGCGAGCCGCTTTGGTTGCTCGCTTGCACCCGATACGGTTGAACTTTGCCGCACGCTTTCTTTGGATGATCTTTCTGTAGAACGCCTGTTCGAAGAATTCAAGAAATGGCTCCTGAAGCCGGGCAAGCCTTCGCTCGGTCTCAAGGCTTTTTTGGATATCAAGCTTGATGAATATTTCCCGGAAATTCATCCGTTCAAGGATTCTTGGGAAACTCTCGGAACGATTCTCGATAACATGGTTCCTTGGCGTGATACATTGCCCGAGGCGCAGGCAATGGAATTCGCTTTTGCCGCTCTCTTGTGTGGTTCTCCTGAAACTTCGCTCAAGTTTCTGGAACGCATCACGAACGAAACTCACTTGCTCAAGATTGTGCCTTCGCTTTTGAAGGCGTACCAAGAGCTAGATACGGCTATCGTAAACGATGCTCCGGCACTCCGCCGCCTTGCTGTAAAATTGGGTGGTTTGAAGTTGCTCGGCTTGCTCGTAAAATGCACTCCTCGCGAATTCTATGCAGGCTCTGCGGTCGATGGCGAATGCTTTGCCGACAAACTTTGGAATGCAGCGAGTGAATTAGATTTAATCGAAGAAGCTCCGCAGCCTTACCTGATGGGTAAAATGCTCATGGATATGGGCGTTAAGCCGGGCAAGCAAATGGGCGAAATCATCAAGAAGAGTTTCGAACTGCAACTCGACGGCGAAATCAAAAACGCTGAAGAGGCTATTGCCTGGGCGCGCTCCGCTATTTCCATCTGA
- the lpxA gene encoding acyl-ACP--UDP-N-acetylglucosamine O-acyltransferase, with protein sequence MIHPSAFVSPQAKVHESAIIGPWCLVDAGAEIAEGVILESRVHVYGGVSVGKNTHVYDGAILGGPPQDLKYAGEPTRLEIGENCTVREYCTLNRGTVQGGGCTHVANKVLVMAYSHIAHDCDIREGVVIANSCQLGGHVRIGEYATIGGVTAIQQRNQVGAYAFVGGTHKVDRDVPPCTKASGNPIRYGALNLHALRLHPEQFPEDRIQALSRAYRELYRSGRPVADVIEELKKGPEPLFQAFFDEHWGGTLVRP encoded by the coding sequence ATGATCCATCCTTCTGCATTTGTAAGCCCGCAAGCCAAAGTACACGAATCTGCCATTATTGGCCCCTGGTGCTTGGTCGATGCCGGTGCCGAAATTGCCGAAGGTGTCATTTTGGAATCCCGCGTGCATGTGTACGGTGGGGTTTCGGTCGGAAAAAACACGCATGTCTATGACGGAGCCATTCTCGGTGGCCCACCGCAAGATTTAAAATACGCCGGTGAACCAACTCGGCTTGAAATCGGCGAAAATTGCACCGTTCGTGAATATTGCACGCTCAATCGCGGCACGGTGCAGGGTGGCGGTTGCACCCATGTGGCAAACAAGGTGCTTGTGATGGCCTACTCGCATATCGCCCATGACTGCGACATTCGCGAGGGCGTCGTTATTGCGAACAGCTGCCAGTTAGGCGGTCATGTGCGCATCGGCGAATATGCGACCATCGGTGGCGTTACCGCCATTCAGCAGCGCAATCAGGTCGGCGCCTACGCTTTCGTGGGCGGCACCCATAAGGTGGACCGCGATGTTCCCCCGTGCACCAAGGCGTCTGGAAACCCCATCCGCTACGGCGCCTTAAATCTGCACGCTCTGCGCCTGCATCCAGAACAGTTCCCTGAAGACCGGATCCAGGCCCTTTCGCGTGCCTACCGCGAACTTTACCGTAGCGGACGCCCCGTTGCCGACGTTATCGAAGAATTGAAAAAAGGCCCGGAACCTTTGTTCCAAGCCTTTTTCGACGAGCATTGGGGCGGCACGCTTGTGCGCCCATAG
- a CDS encoding carbohydrate binding domain-containing protein: MNVKPHKASWACALGVLLLASFSFAGYGFSDYRDRDQSRFVTKQAKPFRPDKDVVSVVMREAIPRGGGYTYQYPRENPEPVLTDKYAMEGALSMEIELIASDYSGVAICIAGSVDLTPYFEEGVLEFWIKGAQGGENALFVLVDDGVKSGGESLQVKLRSKSLGEITTEWKHFSIPLKLFGTTGVYWDAKNTREVMLPFSWSNFKGFRLEVRKDENESFKVWIDDIVIKKHGKAYEGPMNYPFRNEI, translated from the coding sequence ATGAACGTAAAACCGCATAAAGCAAGTTGGGCGTGCGCCTTGGGCGTTCTCCTTTTAGCGTCTTTCTCTTTTGCTGGTTATGGTTTTAGCGATTACCGCGACCGCGACCAGTCCCGTTTTGTCACTAAGCAGGCGAAGCCATTCAGACCCGACAAGGATGTCGTGTCTGTCGTGATGCGCGAAGCTATTCCGCGTGGTGGTGGATATACCTACCAGTACCCGCGTGAAAACCCCGAACCGGTTCTTACGGACAAGTATGCCATGGAAGGTGCTCTTTCCATGGAGATTGAACTTATTGCAAGCGACTATTCCGGTGTGGCAATTTGTATTGCCGGTTCTGTCGACTTGACCCCCTATTTTGAAGAAGGCGTCCTCGAGTTCTGGATCAAGGGTGCCCAGGGTGGCGAAAACGCTCTATTCGTGTTGGTGGACGACGGCGTGAAGAGCGGTGGCGAATCCCTGCAGGTGAAGCTCCGTTCCAAGAGCCTTGGCGAAATCACCACCGAATGGAAACATTTCAGCATTCCGCTCAAACTGTTCGGTACGACCGGTGTGTACTGGGATGCCAAGAACACTCGTGAAGTCATGCTGCCCTTTAGCTGGAGCAACTTCAAGGGCTTCCGTCTTGAAGTCCGTAAAGATGAAAACGAGTCCTTCAAGGTCTGGATTGACGATATCGTGATCAAGAAGCATGGTAAGGCTTACGAAGGTCCGATGAACTATCCGTTCCGCAACGAGATTTAA
- a CDS encoding cellulase family glycosylhydrolase, whose protein sequence is MIHLRAFLPLTIAPFVAALGIVFGACSSEGNPHTAATTTPKEADTTKKETRVIVPVDYSLGRAMNARIGKGINLGNSWDSDGNRLDSSWGNPIRDYDFPFIKKAGFNSVRIPVRWQRNSDYSTHTVDPERLAGVKEDIQLAINQGLVVIVNFHHYVQLNCAGGGGQGCTYDSTAYEAEKTHFLGMWAQVAQEMDAFPDSMIVLEILNEPTISNAERVDNLMNEAYTVIRSVTKTKTIMFESYHSAKFEDLNILHLPADGNIIYTGHYYEPYGFSHQGHSYNCKGDAAYNNKAFTDLELYAKQAKALYPDVDGVNSVPLNMGEFGISGGTEYANKSTCKEGESLPSAKMKAQWASLTIKAAEAYGMSWNYWGFTSVGGFEAAHHNAMDENIEWYEGFPAAFGL, encoded by the coding sequence ATGATTCATTTACGCGCTTTTTTACCTTTAACTATTGCCCCCTTTGTGGCCGCATTAGGCATCGTCTTTGGCGCATGTTCTAGTGAAGGCAATCCCCATACTGCAGCAACGACCACTCCCAAAGAAGCGGACACGACAAAAAAAGAAACTCGCGTTATTGTCCCAGTTGACTATAGCCTTGGTCGCGCCATGAACGCCCGCATCGGCAAGGGTATCAACCTTGGCAACTCTTGGGATTCCGACGGCAACAGACTCGACAGTAGCTGGGGCAACCCCATTCGCGATTACGATTTTCCCTTTATCAAAAAGGCCGGATTCAATTCAGTGCGCATTCCTGTACGCTGGCAAAGGAATTCTGACTACAGCACACACACTGTAGACCCCGAAAGGCTTGCCGGTGTTAAAGAAGACATTCAGCTGGCCATCAACCAGGGCCTTGTGGTTATTGTGAATTTCCACCATTATGTACAGTTGAACTGCGCCGGTGGCGGCGGACAGGGTTGCACCTATGATTCCACCGCTTACGAAGCCGAAAAAACACACTTCCTCGGCATGTGGGCACAAGTCGCCCAGGAAATGGACGCATTCCCTGATTCCATGATTGTTCTTGAAATCTTGAACGAACCCACCATTTCTAACGCCGAACGCGTAGACAACCTGATGAACGAAGCATACACAGTCATTCGCTCCGTGACGAAGACCAAAACCATCATGTTCGAATCTTACCATTCGGCTAAATTCGAAGACTTAAACATCTTGCACCTCCCCGCCGATGGCAACATCATCTATACGGGCCATTACTACGAGCCCTATGGATTCAGCCACCAGGGGCACAGCTACAACTGCAAGGGCGATGCCGCATATAACAACAAGGCGTTCACCGACTTGGAATTGTACGCAAAGCAGGCCAAGGCCCTTTACCCCGATGTAGATGGCGTGAACAGCGTTCCTTTGAATATGGGTGAATTTGGTATTTCTGGTGGAACGGAATACGCAAACAAAAGCACTTGTAAAGAAGGTGAATCGCTCCCCTCGGCCAAGATGAAAGCCCAATGGGCATCGCTTACGATCAAAGCTGCTGAAGCCTACGGTATGTCCTGGAACTATTGGGGATTTACAAGCGTTGGTGGTTTTGAAGCCGCACACCATAATGCCATGGACGAAAACATCGAGTGGTACGAAGGATTCCCCGCCGCATTCGGACTTTAA
- a CDS encoding glycosyltransferase, translating into MGGIIIASLTALYVILFLFFIIGVIRTHRYRGPKATPSVSVVVPMRNEEEFAQRTLEALAEQDYVGEWEVICVDDRSTDSTKEILEKFAATHPKFRVLSLPQDLPTIASPKKRALESAFKIAKYEVLLTMDADCIPRKSWITAMAGRFNDGICIVQGPKQNNGSRTMPHLYQKLETLGYTAMEAAGFSWGHPIVASAACLAYKKDLFFAVGGFGDLVNLSSGDDDMLIHKMMKIPGTKVCYNLDKDAVIETAPVHTWKQLFNQRARWSSNGTNYESKAYILMLTLIYTYYIWMFISPWCVLFLDCPWQWCVFSILPKILVDFVFLMIASWKLHAKRKMLAFLPTEVIQIPMIVFAVPAGITGMFRWK; encoded by the coding sequence ATGGGTGGTATAATCATTGCAAGCCTCACCGCACTGTACGTAATCTTGTTCCTATTCTTTATAATAGGGGTGATTCGTACGCACCGTTACAGAGGGCCTAAGGCAACTCCGAGTGTATCGGTCGTGGTGCCCATGCGCAATGAAGAAGAATTCGCGCAGCGCACGCTCGAAGCGCTGGCCGAACAGGACTATGTAGGCGAATGGGAAGTGATTTGTGTAGACGACCGCTCGACCGATTCCACCAAGGAGATTCTCGAAAAGTTTGCAGCCACCCACCCAAAATTCAGAGTACTTTCGCTACCGCAGGATTTGCCCACAATCGCAAGCCCCAAAAAGCGCGCCCTCGAAAGCGCCTTCAAGATTGCAAAGTATGAGGTGCTTTTGACGATGGACGCAGACTGCATTCCGCGCAAGAGCTGGATTACCGCCATGGCAGGCCGCTTTAATGACGGCATCTGCATTGTGCAAGGCCCTAAGCAAAATAACGGCAGCCGCACGATGCCGCACCTATACCAGAAACTCGAAACTTTAGGCTACACCGCCATGGAAGCCGCAGGCTTTAGCTGGGGGCACCCGATTGTGGCATCAGCTGCATGCCTCGCCTACAAAAAAGACCTGTTCTTTGCCGTGGGTGGTTTTGGCGACTTGGTGAACCTTTCGAGTGGCGACGACGACATGCTCATCCACAAGATGATGAAAATTCCGGGCACCAAAGTCTGCTACAATCTGGACAAGGACGCCGTGATTGAAACCGCTCCGGTGCACACTTGGAAGCAACTTTTTAACCAGCGCGCCCGTTGGAGCAGCAACGGCACCAACTACGAAAGCAAGGCATACATCTTGATGCTCACGCTAATTTACACCTACTACATCTGGATGTTCATTAGTCCTTGGTGCGTGCTCTTTTTGGATTGCCCCTGGCAGTGGTGCGTATTCAGCATTCTGCCCAAGATTCTGGTGGACTTTGTTTTCTTGATGATTGCTTCTTGGAAACTGCATGCCAAGCGCAAAATGCTTGCGTTCTTGCCGACCGAAGTGATTCAGATTCCGATGATCGTGTTTGCCGTGCCCGCAGGCATCACAGGCATGTTCAGATGGAAATAG